Proteins encoded together in one Deinococcus irradiatisoli window:
- the cdaA gene encoding diadenylate cyclase CdaA produces the protein MPVLLTSSLKDLLDILLVATLFYQGYMLLSGTRAVNVLRGVGVFVLAWAASNFLQLTALNSLLGRIAPVGLFALVVVFQPELRATLERIGRTRVRDLSSSGAALQDISRAMERMAERKTGALIAIERRTPLGEYAATGVRLDAQISAPFIEALFARNAPLHDGGMIVQSGRVMAAACLFPLQASDGTYRRYGTRHRAAIGLSELTDAVVLVVSEERGSIRLATSGRLSADLTGAELRDRLRELVYE, from the coding sequence GTGCCCGTGCTGCTGACTTCCTCACTCAAAGACCTGCTCGACATTCTGCTGGTGGCGACCTTGTTTTATCAGGGCTACATGCTGCTCAGCGGCACCCGCGCCGTCAACGTGCTGCGCGGGGTGGGCGTGTTCGTGCTGGCCTGGGCAGCGTCGAATTTTCTGCAGCTCACGGCGCTCAATTCTCTACTGGGGCGCATCGCCCCGGTGGGCCTGTTCGCGCTGGTGGTGGTGTTTCAGCCGGAGCTGCGCGCCACCCTGGAGCGCATCGGGCGCACCCGCGTGCGCGACCTGAGCAGCAGCGGCGCGGCCCTGCAAGACATCTCGCGGGCGATGGAGCGCATGGCCGAGCGCAAAACAGGGGCGCTGATCGCCATCGAGCGCCGCACGCCGCTGGGCGAGTACGCCGCCACCGGGGTGCGGCTCGATGCCCAGATCAGCGCCCCCTTCATCGAGGCGCTGTTTGCCCGCAACGCGCCGCTGCACGACGGCGGGATGATCGTGCAGTCGGGGCGGGTGATGGCCGCCGCCTGCCTCTTTCCCCTGCAGGCCAGCGACGGCACCTACCGGCGTTACGGCACCCGCCACCGCGCCGCCATCGGCTTGTCGGAACTCACCGACGCGGTGGTGCTGGTGGTCAGCGAGGAGCGCGGCAGCATCCGGCTGGCGACCTCGGGGCGCCTGAGCGCCGATCTGACCGGCGCCGAACTGCGCGACCGCCTGCGGGAGCTGGTGTATGAATGA
- a CDS encoding alpha/beta hydrolase has translation MAVSVAGTRVTFTPPEGAAALIGDFTDWTKRPALPVQAGQPIILTLPRGAWVEYAWVDAAGQPFADPDNPQKSLNPWWTYPRAAEVGHYPRHPLWQGEAPADPAQRGQAHRLAWDGEVFAGKRRGYVYTPPGYDEAHSYPVYYVQDGVAFYRTGKLGELLDRALALALIAPAVLVFAEPLDRNEEYYLNDRYFEFLQREVLPQVEARFSVRRDAAGRGLWGASLGGLISLYTAWRHPESFGRVVSHSGAFIASPDGRRGQRIDTTTAGEWLREQLEARPPEHLQVSLDTGTLEWLLAPNRRMAAALQDLEVAHQYREYPSGHNWVTWQNALPEALLYMQGSEASQHPRR, from the coding sequence ATGGCCGTTTCCGTTGCAGGCACCCGCGTGACCTTCACTCCGCCGGAAGGCGCCGCCGCGCTGATCGGCGACTTTACCGACTGGACCAAACGCCCCGCCCTCCCGGTGCAGGCCGGGCAACCCATCATTCTGACCCTGCCGCGAGGCGCCTGGGTGGAGTACGCCTGGGTGGACGCCGCCGGGCAGCCGTTTGCCGACCCCGACAACCCGCAGAAGTCGCTCAACCCCTGGTGGACCTATCCCCGCGCCGCCGAGGTGGGCCATTACCCGCGCCATCCCCTCTGGCAGGGAGAAGCGCCGGCCGACCCGGCCCAGCGCGGGCAGGCGCACCGGCTGGCCTGGGACGGCGAGGTGTTCGCGGGCAAGCGCCGCGGGTACGTCTACACCCCGCCGGGCTACGACGAGGCCCACAGCTACCCGGTGTACTACGTGCAGGACGGGGTGGCGTTTTACCGCACCGGCAAACTCGGCGAGCTGCTCGATAGGGCGCTGGCGCTGGCGCTGATCGCCCCAGCGGTGCTGGTGTTTGCCGAGCCGCTCGACCGCAACGAGGAGTACTACCTCAACGACCGCTACTTCGAGTTCCTACAGCGGGAAGTGCTGCCGCAGGTCGAGGCGCGCTTCTCGGTGCGCCGGGACGCGGCCGGGCGGGGACTGTGGGGCGCGTCGCTGGGCGGGCTGATCAGCCTCTACACCGCCTGGCGGCACCCCGAGAGCTTCGGGCGGGTGGTCAGCCACAGCGGGGCCTTCATCGCCTCGCCGGATGGGCGACGGGGCCAGCGCATCGACACGACCACGGCGGGGGAGTGGCTGCGCGAACAGCTCGAAGCGCGGCCACCGGAGCATTTGCAGGTCAGTCTGGACACTGGCACTCTGGAATGGCTGCTCGCGCCCAACCGCCGGATGGCCGCCGCGCTGCAAGACCTGGAGGTGGCGCACCAGTACCGCGAGTATCCCAGCGGCCACAACTGGGTCACCTGGCAAAACGCGCTGCCCGAAGCGCTGCTCTATATGCAGGGCAGCGAAGCTTCTCAGCATCCACGGCGCTAA